A section of the Chlorocebus sabaeus isolate Y175 chromosome 13, mChlSab1.0.hap1, whole genome shotgun sequence genome encodes:
- the NUP43 gene encoding nucleoporin Nup43 has product MEEIYAKFVSQKISKTRWRPLPPGSLQTAETFATGSWDNEENYVSLWSIGDFGNLDSDGGFEGDHQLLCDIRHHGDVMDLQFFDQERIVTASSTGCVTVFLHHPNNQTLSVNQQWTTAHYHAGPGSPSYSSAPCTGVVCNNPEIVTVGEDGRINLFRADHKEALRTIDNADSSTLHAVTFLRTPEILTVNSIGQLKIWDFRQQGNEPSQILSLTGDRVPLHCVDRHPNQQHVVATGGQDGMLSIWDVRQGTMPVSLLKAHEAEMWEVHFHPSNPDHLFTCSEDGSLWHWDASTDVPEKSSLFHQGGRSSTFLSHSISNQANVHQSVISSWLSTDPAKDRIEITSLLPSRSLSVNSLDVLGPCLVCGTDAEAIYVTRHLFS; this is encoded by the exons ATGGAGGAAATTTATGCGAAGTTTGTGTCtcagaaaatcagcaaaaccCGCTGGCGACCGCTGCCTCCCGGAAGTTTGCAAACCGCGGAGACGTTCGCTACAGGATCTTGGGACAATGAG GAAAATTATGTTTCACTGTGGTCTATTGGAGATTTTGGAAACTTGGACTCTGATGGAGGGTTTGAAGGAGACCATCAATTATTGTGTGATATCAGACACCATGGTGATGTCATGGATTTACAG ttttttgaCCAGGAAAGAATTGTCACTGCTTCATCAACAGGATGTGTAACAGTTTTCCTTCACCATCCGAATAACCAG ACTCTGTCAGTCAACCAGCAGTGGACTACAGCTCACTACCACGCAGGCCCTGGCAGTCCTTCCTATAGCAGTGCACCATGTACGGGTGTTGTGTGCAACAACCCAGAAATCGTTACAGTTGGAGAGGATGGTCGAATAAATCTCTTCAGAGCTGATCACAAGGAAGCTCTAAGAACCATAG acaaTGCAGATAGTAGTACACTCCACGCTGTAACCTTTCTTCGAACTCCTGAGATTCTTACTGTAAATTCAATTGGACAGTTGAAAATATGGGATTTCAGACAACAAGGAAATGAACCTTCTCAGATATTGTCACT GACTGGTGACCGAGTGCCACTCCACTGTGTTGATAGACATCCCAACCAGCAGCATGTTGTAGCTACTGGTGGCCAAGATGGAATGTTGAGTATTTGGGATGTTAGACAAGGTACTATGCCTGTGTCTCTGCTGAAGGCTCATGAAGCTGAAA TGTGGGAAGTTCACTTTCACCCATCCAACCCAGATCATCTGTTTACCTGCTCTGAAGATGGATCCCTCTGGCACTGGGATGCCTCCACAGATGTACCTGAAAAGTCGTCACTCTTTCACCAAG gaGGAAGAAGCAGTACTTTTTTGTCTCATAGCATTAGTAACCAAGCTAACGTTCACCAGTCTGTCATTAGCTCCTGGCTCAGCACTGATCCTGCAAAAGACCGAATTGAAATCACAAGCTTGCTTCCCAGTAGGTCTCTGTCTGTGAACAGTTTGGATGTTTTAGGTCCTTGTCTTGTTTGTGGAACCGACGCAGAAGCAATTTATGTTACTAGACATCTTTTTTCATAG